A segment of the Lolium perenne isolate Kyuss_39 chromosome 3, Kyuss_2.0, whole genome shotgun sequence genome:
CCTTGTTCAGGAGCTTGTTCAAGAGTTTAGCAGTCACTCAACGGACTGCTCGTCCATAAACAGCAAACAACAGAGGAAACGCATTATGGAGTTCAGAAGCAGACTTGCCTGAGAACCTCTAGATCCCGAAGATGAACTACAAACTTTGGTCAAGAAATTTACGATGACCAATTTTAGATGACAGAAGAGAACCTCTAGatctcaaatattttcaccaaagATGGAATCTGGTTCCGATGACCAATTTTAGATGATAGAAGAGAACCTCTAGGTCCCGAAGATACTACGATCTCAATCTCCATCACCAGTCACTCCAAGCGCTGTCATCATCAGTTATCTTTGTGACACACATGACGACGCTGCTGTCAGTGGGCAGGTTAGAAGAAACATTTGGCATGACAAAGGAGTAGCTGCCATCTTCTGTTGGCAACCCACCAGAGAGAGTGGTGCTTCTGATTTGGAAATCCGAATTCTGTCGCCAACCCATGGTGCGGCAGTGGAAATCAACCTGGCATCTGAACTTGCACTCCCCCACCACGGCATGAGGATCAACACACAGGACGGAGGCGGCTTTGCCGAAAGGAGGCACAGGCATGAATTTTACCAGGAACAGGGGGCTGCCTTTTTTCTTGTGGAGAACCTGCATTCCTTCCTGCACCTGAAGGGTGAAACGATGTCCAAACGCAAACTCTGTAGCTGTCAACCGGTGCTCGGCGGTGAGATGCCGTAGAAGTGCGGTGGTTGTGCCAGCAAAGCCACACCAATCTTCAGGGCAAAAGCAAGGCGCGTGCAGGCACGACTTCGCGTGATCGTCTCGCTCGTGGTAACAAGTCTTGGCAGTGCATCCGTAGAACGagttggagcaagggacacggacaGACTCGAGGATGTGGTCGAACGCAATGCAGCGGTTATAGCCGCCGGTGGTGGCGCACGCGTGGCACTTGTTCTTGTTCAGGAGCTTGTCATGGCAAGACGAACAGATCACGTGCCCAACCGCGCACTGTATATACGACAAAGAGAAATCCACCATTACTTAAGAGCCTGTTTAACTATGACAAAGATACTGAAATACTAAAAGCATTTTCATAAGTATATTTCGCTACATGTTTCACCACAGTTTTCTCGAAAGGAAAAATGGCAATGGTGGATGGATGCCATGGTCGATATCTTGCATACCAATTTCCTAGGCTGTTTAAAGCAAAAGAGAGGTTACATTCGTAATCTTTTTCACAAAGTAAGCTTCCATTGAACACTAAAAGGGAGCGCTCATGTACAGGTGTTCAGACAAAACGAAATCTTATAGAATTTTTTTATAGATTCTCAACGAAATCTGATGTGTGTGAAAAATCCTTTCTTTCTtt
Coding sequences within it:
- the LOC127341007 gene encoding putative E3 ubiquitin-protein ligase SINA-like 6 translates to MSSDEIEATTTRSTDFSTLGVHRESRMETKRRRQQGEEGSRRGSVASDGAISLEALDCTVCYHPLRPPVFQCAVGHVICSSCHDKLLNKNKCHACATTGGYNRCIAFDHILESVRVPCSNSFYGCTAKTCYHERDDHAKSCLHAPCFCPEDWCGFAGTTTALLRHLTAEHRLTATEFAFGHRFTLQVQEGMQVLHKKKGSPLFLVKFMPVPPFGKAASVLCVDPHAVVGECKFRCQVDFHCRTMGWRQNSDFQIRSTTLSGGLPTEDGSYSFVMPNVSSNLPTDSSVVMCVTKITDDDSAWSDW